One part of the Phoenix dactylifera cultivar Barhee BC4 chromosome 4, palm_55x_up_171113_PBpolish2nd_filt_p, whole genome shotgun sequence genome encodes these proteins:
- the LOC103724009 gene encoding uncharacterized GPI-anchored protein At4g28100-like translates to MTTISSPILLLFLLSGALLTVPASAVISPESYSDEKQPLDPGEFPSAGPNTVPAFPVVQAENQTCRLDLSDELFGGVSEACGRSLDRSRCCPVLAAWLFAAHARSALEVRPPPAATKGVADGPLMPDDNQKCVDSLQSSLEQRDIRLPRPNATCDTVLCFCGIRLHQIGSLRCPAAFNVSGGGGGAARNATPTAAVRELERNCRNASYAGCTRCLRSLEKLKGHEGGAGDRAARMFGRDCQLMGLTWLLAKNKTAYIPTVSAVLRAVLYSAHPPSHDGDGGYRCSPDQENMPLAVDSLQFQKLDSSTASSPSALVIKFFSLPVLLVLFSLVSGL, encoded by the exons ATGACAACAATCTCTTCGCCGATTCTCTTACTCTTCCTTCTCTCTGGCGCCCTATTAACCGTTCCGGCCTCCGCCGTAATCTCCCCGGAGTCGTACTCCGACGAGAAGCAGCCGCTGGACCCGGGGGAGTTCCCCTCCGCCGGCCCCAACACCGTCCCTGCCTTCCCCGTCGTGCAGGCCGAGAACCAGACCTGCCGGCTCGACCTCTCCGACGAGCTCTTCGGGGGCGTCAGCGAGGCCTGCGGCCGCTCCCTCGACCGCAGCCGCTGTTGCCCGGTGCTCGCCGCTTGGCTTTTCGCCGCCCACGCCCGGTCGGCGCTGGAGGTCCGTCCCCCGCCGGCGGCGACGAAGGGTGTGGCGGACGGGCCGCTGATGCCGGACGACAACCAGAAGTGCGTGGACTCGCTGCAGAGCTCGCTGGAGCAGCGGGACATCCGCCTGCCAAGGCCCAACGCCACGTGCGACACCGTGCTCTGCTTCTGCGGCATCCGGCTCCACCAGATCGGGTCGCTCCGCTGCCCGGCGGCGTTCAACGTtagcggaggcggaggcggcgccGCCCGGAACGCCACCCCGACGGCCGCGGTCCGGGAGCTGGAGCGCAACTGCCGCAACGCCTCCTACGCCGGCTGCACCCGCTGTCTGCGCTCGCTGGAGAAG CTGAAGGGCCACGAAGGAGGAGCCGGCGATCGGGCGGCGAGGATGTTCGGGCGGGACTGCCAGCTGATGGGGCTGACGTGGCTTCTGGCGAAGAACAAGACGGCCTACATCCCGACGGTGTCCGCTGTTCTGCGCGCCGTACTCTACAGCGCCCATCCGCCGAGCCACGACGGCGACGGCGGCTACCGGTGCAGCCCGGACCAGGAGAACATGCCCCTCGCCGTCGACTCCCTCCAGTTTCAGAAGCTCGACTCTTCCACCGCCTCTTCCCCTTCTGCCCtcgtcattaagttcttttccCTTCCTGTCCTTCTCGTCCTCTTCTCTCTCGTGAGTGGCCTTTGA